The genomic stretch aaacacgccaatgacgttggcgtatttactaataaaaacgccaatgtggttggcgtttttcccatttgtggaatagataacaaaatgggtacatttacgtaatatttagtgtaaactcccccataaacccgattttcccttTGTAATTCCAAATCCCTTTTCGCAATCGCAGCTATTTCCATAAGCCTAATCCTTCGTCGATTGCTCTCAAATTCTTGAAATTAGTTGCTCGTCAACGACCTCTCCCtcaaaaaaccctaattcgcCTCAAATCCGCGACAATTTTCCGATCAATCTCATCTCGTGCATAACCTTTTTTCCAAATTCAAAAGCCCCACGCCGTTTTTACCGCAAAATACCGAACGTTTCGATGATTCAACGGTTGGGGTTTTCACCGGAGTAGTAGCTTGGATAATGGGGGCTCTAACCAGCAACAGGAAGCGAGGAGACGATTATTTCAAAAACCTTTTGTTTGACCAATCGCACGGCCACATCTCAAAAAAACCGAAGCTTTCAGCTTCTATGAGTCAAACTACGGTGGATACTAATCGTGCGGCGGCGGCGAACTCGGTTGCTGCCAGAATTGCGCAGTATCCGGATAGGAAATTGGGGTTTACGAGGAAAGTTCACGCCCCAGTTAACCATAGATTTGGAAGTTCTTTTAAGAATACTGTATCTGCTGCTGGTTCTAGGGAATCCCCATCTGATAAAATGGGGAAATTTAGTTTTCTCTCGCGGCTTTTAAACTTTGAAAAACTTAAGGATTCGGCATTGAGATCTACCAGGTATATCGCTCCAGTGAAACAGAAAGAGAAGGAGGTGATTGAGCTTGATAGCAGCGAAGACCAGGATTTTGATGTTGTCTCTAATGATTCTAGCATAGAAGAGGTGGAGATTGTGGATTCCCAGGAGAGAAGGTGGAAGGGGGGAGAATGGGTTGTGGAGAAAGAAGTGCGGTCTTTAGATTCTTCTGTGGTCACTGATGTTAGCAATGCGGCAAAGGTTGATGATTTGAAGAATTATGGATTGTCGTTGTTGGACCCAATGACTGATGATTCGGAGGTGCCACTGTATAAGAGATGGTATGATAGTATAAAGAAAAGCGATGCTAAGCTTGCCCACATAAGTTTTAATATAGATTTACAAGAAAAGAGGGCTCAAGGGTTGCAGTTATTGCGGCCTCCAAAGAAAGAAGAGCCTATTAAGGTGGTCTTTGGTTTTACTGTTCTATCCTTTGTGCAATTGAATTTTTAGTCATATGTTTTAATT from Salvia splendens isolate huo1 chromosome 4, SspV2, whole genome shotgun sequence encodes the following:
- the LOC121799636 gene encoding ubiquitin-like-specific protease ESD4 isoform X2: MGALTSNRKRGDDYFKNLLFDQSHGHISKKPKLSASMSQTTVDTNRAAAANSVAARIAQYPDRKLGFTRKVHAPVNHRFGSSFKNTVSAAGSRESPSDKMGKFSFLSRLLNFEKLKDSALRSTRYIAPVKQKEKEVIELDSSEDQDFDVVSNDSSIEEVEIVDSQERRWKGGEWVVEKEVRSLDSSVVTDVSNAAKVDDLKNYGLSLLDPMTDDSEVPLYKRWYDSIKKSDAKLAHISFNIDLQEKRAQGLQLLRPPKKEEPIKDVTEECFVPLTHDEKDEVSLALSNSYRRKVLATHANSGIDISGEILQCLRPGAWLNDEVINVYLGLLKERENRAPEKFLKCHFFNTFFYKKLSNGRGGYNFQSVRRWTTQRKLGYSLLECDKIFVPIHKGNHWCLAVINKKDEKFQYLDSLGGRDYQVLNALL
- the LOC121799636 gene encoding ubiquitin-like-specific protease ESD4 isoform X1, whose amino-acid sequence is MGALTSNRKRGDDYFKNLLFDQSHGHISKKPKLSASMSQTTVDTNRAAAANSVAARIAQYPDRKLGFTRKVHAPVNHRFGSSFKNTVSAAGSRESPSDKMGKFSFLSRLLNFEKLKDSALRSTRYIAPVKQKEKEVIELDSSEDQDFDVVSNDSSIEEVEIVDSQERRWKGGEWVVEKEVRSLDSSVVTDVSNAAKVDDLKNYGLSLLDPMTDDSEVPLYKRWYDSIKKSDAKLAHISFNIDLQEKRAQGLQLLRPPKKEEPIKDVTEECFVPLTHDEKDEVSLALSNSYRRKVLATHANSGIDISGEILQCLRPGAWLNDEVINVYLGLLKERENRAPEKFLKCHFFNTFFYKKLSNGRGGYNFQSVRRWTTQRKLGYSLLECDKIFVPIHKGNHWCLAVINKKDEKFQYLDSLGGRDYQVLNALAKYFVDEVKDKSGKDIDLNSWEKEFVTELPEQLNGYDCGVFMIKYADFYSRDIGLCFSQDHMPYFRQRTAKEILKLRAD